Proteins encoded within one genomic window of Flavobacteriales bacterium:
- a CDS encoding type IX secretion system membrane protein PorP/SprF, translated as LIGIQTDVVKIGYSYDVTISKLTNASGGSHEISMGINIPCKPKKRSFRTISCPSF; from the coding sequence CATTAATAGGTATCCAGACCGATGTGGTTAAAATCGGATATTCCTATGATGTAACCATATCGAAATTGACCAATGCATCGGGTGGATCTCATGAAATTTCCATGGGAATCAACATTCCGTGTAAACCGAAGAAACGATCGTTCCGGACCATTAGTTGTCCGTCGT